From one Uloborus diversus isolate 005 unplaced genomic scaffold, Udiv.v.3.1 scaffold_1323, whole genome shotgun sequence genomic stretch:
- the LOC129232719 gene encoding uncharacterized protein LOC129232719 — protein sequence MIDGRYQVNLPWNENAILMPDNYVNAEGRFRTLVRKFRKNAEFLDQYKGIITKHITEGIAEKVEGNINDHVSKTFYMPHQAVIREDKLTTKMRIVFDASSCAPGSLSLNDCLHPGPNLTPDLLALLLQFRLNRIALTADIEGAFLQIALAPEDRDALRFLWLKEDLNMESQILRMTRVSFGTSSSPFLLSATIKHHIKKYKENYPDAFYILNNKLYVDDLIHSLEDEETALKAHLEVKSILREAGFNMRKRRTNSEALEVKLREESINDSASCKILGYCWNSKQDLLSIENEKLLSEKSAHDLKATKRGVIRTAGKVFDPIGLISPFTVRGKILLQEIWKRKLNWDDPLPPDLKDTFQNWCEELYYLNEIRVPRHLTSMNKMEELSDWTLHCFVDASKKAYGAVIYVGFRDSSGNYNTTLVASKSRVAPIHDITLPRLELLSALIGARLFQYIRNSLTLPENVGFYFWSDSMITLHWIKGSTRKLKMFVRNRVEEIKRICLPEWWHHCPGTENPADLLSRGENIITLKDKELWWQGPPWIRKNSDQLLERINEESHEVDFESEFQEATNLHVSTEFGALFDLHKFSKFNKVLRITSWIKRFVFNTKNPRGKRTEALTSEELQSAEEYWIKFTQMENFPEEYLALREGRRLLTIPQAGKEISSSLSQLLKLRKYQEDLLNSLWNRWKSSYLLELRSAHQSKS from the exons ATGATTGACGGACGCTATCAAGTAAACCTTCCTTGGAATGAAAATGCCATTTTAATGCCCGATAACTATGTCAATGCTGAAGGACGTTTCCGAACACTAGTTAGGAAATTTAGGAAAAATGCTGAATTTCTTGATCAGTATAAAGGCATTATAACGAAGCATATTACGGAAGGAATTGCTGAAAAGGTGGAGGGTAACATAAATGATCATGTTTCGAAGACTTTCTACATGCCTCATCAAGCAGTCATCCGCGAAGATAAATTGACAACTAAAATGAGAATAGTTTTCGATGCTTCGTCTTGTGCTCCTGGTTCTCTCTCTCTCAATGACTGTTTACATCCTGGTCCAAACCTTACTCCAGATTTGTTAGCATTGCTTTTGCAGTTTAGGTTAAATAGAATCGCCTTAACAGCAGATATCGAGGGAGCCTTTCTGCAAATTGCATTGGCTCCAGAAGATAGAGACGCACTCCGATTTTTATGGTTAAAGGAAGATTTAAATATGGAATCGCAAATTTTAAGAATGACGCGTGTCAGTTTTGGCACAAGTTCCTCTCCGTTTTTGCTTAGTGCTACAATAAAACATCAcataaagaaatataaagaaaattatCCAGATGCATTTTACATCTTGAACAATAAGTTATATGTTGACGATCTCATCCATAGTCTAGAAGACGAAGAAACTGCATTGAAAGCTCATCTAgaagtaaaaagtattttgagAGAAGCTGGATTCAACATGAGAAAACGGAGAACGAATTCTGAAGCACTGGAAGTTAAATTGCGCGAAGAATCCATCAACGACTCTGCCTCTTGCAAAATTCTAGGCTACTGCTGGAACTCAAAGCAAGACCTTCTGAGCATCGAAAATGAAAAGCTGCTCAGTGAGAAAAGTGCACACGATTTGAAAGCAACCAAGAGGGGTGTTATAAGAACTGCAGGAAAAGTATTTGATCCTATCGGACTGATTTCACCATTTACAGTACGAGGAAAGATTCTTTTGCAAGAAATTTGGAAGAGAAAATTAAATTGGGATGATCCGCTTCCACCGGACTTGAAGGACACCTTTCAAAATTGGTGCGAAGAGCTATATTACTTAAATGAAATTCGAGTACCGAGGCATTTAACTTCGATGAACAAAATGGAAGAATTGTCTGATTGGACACTTCACTGTTTTGTAGATGCTAGTAAAAAGGCCTATGGGGCTGTAATTTATGTAGGTTTCAGAGATTCAAGTGGGAATTATAATACAACGTTAGTAGCCTCAAAATCAAGAGTCGCACCGATACATGACATTACTCTTCCAAGATTGGAGCTTCTTTCAGCGCTCATAGGAGCAAGATTGTTTCAGTATATTCGAAATAGTCTGACTCTTCCAGAAAACGTTGGATTTTACTTCTGGTCAGATTCCATGATAACATTACACTGGATTAAGGGAAGCAcaagaaaacttaaaatgtttgtaagaAATAGAGTCGAAGAAATCAAAAGGATTTGCCTTCCTGAGTGGTGGCATCATTGTCCTGGAACTGAAAACCCCGCGGACTTACTATCAAGAGGAGAAAACATAATTACCTTGAAGGATAAAGAACTGTGGTGGCAAGGACCACCATGGATAAGGAAAAACTCTGATCAATTGCTAGAAAGAATCAATGAAGAGTCTCATGAAGTTGATTTTGAATCTGAATTTCAGGAAGCAACTAATCTACATGTAAGTACGGAATTCGGAGCTCTTTTTGATCTACACAAATTCAGTAAATTCAATAAGGTACTGAGAATAACATCGTGGATTAAAAGATTCGTCTTCAACACGAAAAATCCTCGCGGTAAGAGAACTGAAGCGTTAACTTCGGAAGAACTTCAATCAGCTGAGGAGTACTGGATAAAATTTACTCAGATGGAAAACTTTCCTGAAGAATATTTGGCTTTGAGAGAAG GAAGAAGATTGCTGACAATTCCTCAGGCTGGTAAAGAAATCAGCTCCTCTCTTTCCCAGCTGCTTAAATTACGGAAGTACCAAGAAGATCTCCTGAACAGCTTATGGAATAGATGGAAATCCTCGTATCTTCTTGAACTAAGGTCTGCTCATCAATCTAAGTCA